The Rhinolophus ferrumequinum isolate MPI-CBG mRhiFer1 chromosome 19, mRhiFer1_v1.p, whole genome shotgun sequence genome has a segment encoding these proteins:
- the LOC117011641 gene encoding leukocyte receptor cluster member 1-like gives MNILPKKSWHVRNKDNVARFRRDEAQAGEEEKERERRVLLAQQEARTEFLRKKARHQNSLPELEAAEAGAPSSGPVDLFRGLLEEGKGETRGNKEYEEEKRQDKERQEKALGILTYLGQSAAEAQTQPPWYQLPPGRGPSPPGPGPDVKIKNRLDPLQEMQKHLGKRKHSGDDGGRSRKEKEGSHKQRPNEPPSLDQLRAERHRREAAERARAEALLARVRGGAPQEEQPEEEADDRRRRYNSQFNPQLARRPRRQDTPLTTDS, from the coding sequence ATGAACATTTTGCCCAAGAAGAGCTGGCACGTTCGGAACAAGGACAATGTCGCCCGCTTTCGGCGTGACGAGGCCCAGGccggagaggaggagaaagagcgTGAGCGGAGGGTACTGCTCGCTCAACAAGAGGCCCGCACAGAATTCCTACGGAAGAAAGCCAGACATCAGAACTCACTACCGGAACTTGAAGCAGCAGAGGCAGGGGCCCCGAGTTCTGGCCCTGTGGACCTTTTTCGGGGGCTgctggaagaagggaaaggggagaCCAGAGGCAACAAAGAGTATGAAGAAGAAAAGCGACAGGATAAAGAAAGGCAGGAGAAAGCTCTGGGCATCCTGACGTACCTGGGCCAGAGTGCAGCGGAAGCCCAGACCCAGCCCCCTTGGTACCAGCTCCCCCCAGGGCGAGGGCCCTCCCCGCCTGGCCCAGGACCAGATGTAAAGATCAAGAACCGCCTGGACCCTCTGCAGGAGATGCAGAAGCATTTGGGGAAGAGAAAGCacagtggtgatgatggtggtcgcagcagaaaggaaaaggaagggtcTCACAAACAGCGGCCCAATGAACCCCCATCCCTGGACCAGCTTCGAGCTGAACGTCATCGGCGAGAAGCTGCTGAGAGGGCGCGGGCGGAGGCCCTGCTGGCCCGGGTCCGAGGTGGGGCCCCCCAGGAGGAGCAGCCAGAAGAGGAGGCAGATGACCGGCGGAGGCGTTACAACTCCCAGTTCAACCCCCAGCTGGCCCGGCGTCCCCGCCGGCAGGACACCCCTCTTACTACTGACTCCTGA